From the genome of Vicingaceae bacterium, one region includes:
- the aspS gene encoding aspartate--tRNA ligase: protein MKTKFRTHNCGELTLQNAGQEVVLCGWVQRVRNLGGMTFIDLRDRYGITQLTFNDQINEQLRSKAAGLGREYVITVKGKVVERENKNPKNPTGEIEILVNELNILNPSEIPPFTIEDETDGGEELRMKYRYLDLRRNPVKNNLILRHLLALETRKYLDSLNFLEIETPFLIKSTPEGARDFIVPSRMHPGQFYALPQSPQTFKQLLMVAGYDRYFQIVRCFRDEDLRSDRQPEFTQIDCEMAFVDQQDVMQTFEGLIRHLFKSVKGIDLPAFKVLTYDEAMNKYGSDKPDLRFGMTLKDITHLAKGKGFKVFDEAECVMGICVTGKASYSRKQLDEWTEFVKKPQVGAKGLVYVKCEDNGYKSSVDKFYSPDDLQSWADAMQANKGDLLLILSGERNKVIKQLGILRKEVALKEKMIDENKFECLWVIDFPLFEYDEEEKRWVSMHHPFTSPKIDNLKDLDTGDLSSIKAKAYDMVINGVEVGGGSIRIHNKELQRKIFSILGLTDQEADEKFGFLMNAFQYGAPPHGGIAFGFDRLCAVISGEDSIRDFIAFPKNNSGRDVMIDAPSAVSPQQLKELHLKVDA from the coding sequence ATGAAAACAAAATTCAGAACACACAATTGCGGGGAATTAACATTACAGAATGCAGGACAAGAAGTTGTTTTGTGTGGTTGGGTGCAAAGGGTGAGAAATCTTGGGGGAATGACCTTCATCGATCTACGAGACCGTTATGGAATCACACAATTGACATTCAACGATCAAATAAACGAACAATTACGGTCCAAAGCAGCCGGGCTTGGCAGGGAATATGTCATCACTGTGAAGGGCAAGGTGGTGGAGCGTGAAAACAAAAATCCGAAAAACCCAACAGGAGAAATAGAAATTTTGGTGAATGAATTAAACATTTTGAATCCATCGGAGATCCCTCCCTTTACCATTGAAGATGAAACCGATGGAGGAGAAGAATTAAGAATGAAATACCGTTATTTGGATCTTCGCCGCAACCCTGTAAAAAACAATTTAATTTTGCGTCACCTTCTTGCATTAGAAACGAGAAAATATCTTGATTCACTTAATTTTTTAGAAATCGAAACACCATTTTTGATTAAATCCACGCCCGAAGGTGCAAGAGATTTTATCGTTCCGAGCAGAATGCATCCGGGTCAATTTTATGCTTTACCACAATCACCGCAAACTTTTAAACAATTGCTGATGGTGGCCGGGTATGACCGCTATTTTCAAATTGTAAGATGTTTTAGGGATGAAGATTTAAGATCGGACAGACAACCTGAGTTTACACAGATCGATTGCGAAATGGCATTTGTAGATCAACAAGATGTGATGCAAACGTTCGAAGGTTTGATAAGGCATTTGTTTAAAAGTGTAAAAGGAATTGATCTTCCGGCATTTAAAGTGTTGACCTATGATGAGGCAATGAATAAATACGGCAGTGATAAGCCCGATTTGAGATTTGGAATGACTCTTAAAGATATCACACATTTGGCAAAAGGTAAAGGATTTAAGGTTTTTGATGAAGCGGAGTGTGTCATGGGTATATGTGTTACAGGAAAAGCAAGTTATTCAAGGAAACAGTTGGATGAATGGACCGAATTTGTCAAAAAACCGCAGGTGGGTGCCAAAGGATTGGTGTATGTAAAGTGTGAAGACAATGGGTATAAATCAAGTGTCGATAAGTTCTACTCTCCTGACGATTTACAATCATGGGCTGATGCCATGCAAGCCAATAAAGGAGATTTGTTGTTGATACTTTCCGGTGAGAGAAACAAGGTAATCAAACAATTGGGAATATTACGCAAGGAGGTAGCTTTGAAAGAGAAGATGATCGACGAAAACAAATTTGAGTGTTTGTGGGTGATTGATTTTCCTTTGTTTGAATATGATGAAGAAGAAAAAAGATGGGTGAGTATGCATCATCCCTTTACTTCTCCAAAAATAGATAACTTGAAAGATCTTGATACCGGTGATCTCTCTTCAATCAAAGCCAAGGCCTATGATATGGTCATCAATGGAGTGGAAGTAGGCGGAGGTTCGATAAGAATTCACAATAAAGAATTGCAAAGGAAGATATTTTCAATTTTAGGATTGACCGATCAGGAAGCCGACGAAAAATTCGGTTTTCTAATGAATGCATTTCAATATGGCGCTCCGCCGCATGGTGGCATTGCCTTTGGGTTTGATCGTCTCTGTGCCGTAATTTCCGGTGAAGACAGCATACGTGATTTTATAGCTTTTCCAAAAAACAATTCGGGCAGGGATGTCATGATCGATGCTCCTTCTGCAGTTTCTCCACAACAGTTAAAAGAATTGCACCTGAAAGTAGATGCATAA
- a CDS encoding glycosyl transferase codes for MLLKHLWAKYGKPIKIFLFTLMIFLAAIFIFKDSIFHWSINIILAKIENKTNVHIRLFNPVLHGINGVQIDSLEIVYPGKNLKLNLYQWESQHSFLNPLKLKRLKIDSVAFHSDTVDNNNLTVSKADSAKKGSFFQRLPEWLEILPDNIYIGSVKFNTNQPLNLSLNIYDLKKAENFYSARLQSSNYEVSLEGNLWRKFKGIQLDFLLKDAQQYRPLKMPLFEDLILVFDSIKSQIHLGMSNDDYIDIKFDAYKTNLYHHKIADDTVRFNHIHMKLKMKKDKNTLYTTQHHVINFDNLFMNLFLNLDFSEKSIEFILEYPNKDAKTFFASLNPQLFPNLHKFDVQGNLYMKMALGYNQKFPDSSYVDFQFSPKNFKILNDGGLNISKVNQGFMHRVKNERDSLSFWVGPENPDFTPLSKITPFLIYAVLTSEDAAFFRHKGILPSALTSSLRDNLKKGRFARGGSTISMQLVKNLFLHRKKTISRKMEELILTSIIEQMHLISKERMLEIYFNIIEWGPGIYGINQAGRFYFDKQPKELDLNEAIFLAMIIPAPSKFYYFLDPKGQVKASCENYFKIVAGHMLKRNQIDTVVYQTVAPSSLVFSSQVKKMLNVAYPSADTLQEPIILFDSEE; via the coding sequence ATGCTGTTAAAACATCTGTGGGCAAAGTACGGAAAGCCCATTAAAATATTTCTCTTCACGTTGATGATATTTTTAGCAGCAATTTTTATCTTTAAAGATTCTATTTTTCATTGGAGCATCAACATTATTCTTGCAAAAATTGAAAATAAAACAAATGTACATATCCGGCTATTTAATCCTGTTTTACACGGAATCAACGGCGTGCAAATAGATAGTTTGGAGATTGTTTACCCCGGAAAAAATTTAAAATTAAACTTATATCAATGGGAAAGCCAACACTCGTTTTTGAATCCGTTAAAATTAAAGAGGCTGAAGATTGACTCGGTTGCATTTCATAGCGATACTGTCGACAATAACAATTTGACCGTTTCGAAGGCGGATTCTGCAAAGAAAGGGTCATTTTTTCAACGGTTACCCGAATGGTTAGAGATTTTACCGGATAATATTTATATCGGGTCGGTGAAATTTAACACCAACCAGCCGTTGAATCTGAGTTTAAATATCTATGATTTGAAAAAGGCCGAAAATTTTTATTCGGCACGTTTACAGTCATCAAATTATGAGGTATCGTTAGAGGGGAATCTATGGAGAAAATTTAAGGGGATTCAACTGGATTTTTTGTTGAAAGATGCCCAACAATACAGACCATTGAAGATGCCTTTGTTTGAAGATTTAATTTTAGTATTTGACTCCATAAAATCGCAAATTCATCTCGGCATGTCGAATGATGATTATATTGACATAAAATTTGATGCCTATAAAACAAATTTGTATCACCACAAGATTGCTGACGATACTGTCAGATTCAACCATATTCATATGAAATTGAAAATGAAAAAAGACAAGAATACGCTCTATACAACACAGCATCATGTGATAAATTTTGACAATCTATTCATGAATCTTTTTTTAAATCTTGATTTTTCGGAAAAAAGCATTGAATTTATTTTGGAATACCCTAATAAAGATGCCAAAACTTTTTTTGCATCACTCAATCCACAATTGTTTCCAAATCTTCACAAGTTTGATGTACAAGGCAATCTATACATGAAAATGGCTTTGGGTTATAATCAAAAATTTCCGGACAGTTCTTATGTAGATTTTCAATTTTCACCCAAGAATTTTAAAATCTTGAATGATGGCGGATTAAATATTTCCAAGGTTAATCAAGGTTTTATGCACAGGGTGAAAAATGAAAGAGATTCACTGTCTTTTTGGGTTGGACCTGAAAATCCAGATTTTACGCCGTTAAGCAAAATCACACCGTTTTTGATATATGCTGTATTGACCTCGGAAGATGCAGCATTTTTCAGACACAAAGGCATCTTGCCTTCCGCCCTTACGAGTTCGCTCAGGGATAATTTAAAAAAAGGCCGTTTTGCACGAGGTGGCAGCACAATCAGTATGCAATTGGTGAAAAATTTGTTTTTACACAGAAAAAAAACCATTTCCAGGAAAATGGAAGAACTCATCTTGACATCCATCATCGAACAAATGCATCTTATCAGTAAGGAAAGAATGCTCGAGATATACTTCAACATCATAGAGTGGGGACCCGGAATATATGGTATCAATCAAGCCGGTCGATTTTACTTTGACAAACAACCTAAAGAACTCGACTTGAATGAAGCCATATTCCTGGCAATGATTATTCCTGCTCCATCAAAATTTTATTATTTTCTTGATCCAAAAGGGCAGGTAAAAGCATCCTGTGAAAATTATTTTAAAATTGTGGCAGGACATATGTTAAAAAGAAACCAAATTGACACGGTCGTCTATCAAACGGTTGCCCCATCTTCTTTGGTCTTTTCGTCTCAAGTGAAAAAAATGTTGAATGTAGCTTATCCATCTGCAGATACTCTGCAAGAACCAATCATTCTTTTTGATTCGGAAGAATGA
- the lspA gene encoding lipoprotein signal peptidase gives MKNKLFHPFFYMLLVLIIDQAIKIWVKTHMYLGQEYVITDWFIIHFTENFGMAFGYEFGGNIGKLILSIFRIVAVGFITYYVLKIKKLNPPLGLVVSSGLILGGAIGNIIDSLFYGLIFSDSYGRVAEFLPQDGGYAPFLFGRVVDMFYFPLWEGYLPDWIPFWGGEYFVFFQPVFNFADASITTGIFLLIINHKKYFPYIDRAINGTPKNIDHTSEEKN, from the coding sequence ATGAAAAATAAATTGTTTCATCCTTTTTTCTATATGCTGTTGGTTTTGATCATCGATCAAGCCATAAAAATTTGGGTAAAAACCCATATGTACCTGGGACAAGAATATGTGATTACCGATTGGTTTATCATTCATTTTACCGAAAATTTTGGAATGGCTTTTGGGTATGAGTTTGGTGGTAATATTGGCAAACTGATTCTGAGTATTTTTAGAATCGTTGCCGTAGGATTTATCACCTACTATGTTTTGAAAATAAAAAAATTAAATCCCCCCTTAGGTCTGGTTGTTTCCTCAGGATTGATTTTAGGAGGCGCCATCGGCAATATTATTGACAGCTTGTTTTATGGTCTGATTTTTAGCGACAGCTACGGACGTGTGGCCGAATTTTTACCTCAAGACGGCGGATATGCCCCTTTTCTTTTTGGACGTGTAGTTGACATGTTTTATTTTCCTCTTTGGGAAGGTTACCTTCCTGATTGGATTCCGTTTTGGGGGGGTGAATACTTTGTGTTTTTTCAACCTGTTTTTAATTTTGCCGATGCTTCTATTACCACGGGTATTTTCCTTCTTATCATCAATCATAAAAAGTATTTCCCATACATTGATCGCGCCATCAACGGAACCCCAAAAAATATTGATCATACAAGTGAAGAAAAAAATTAA